The segment GGCTTCCGGGCCATTTTCCAGATTGTATGTTGACTACTATGCGCGCAAGAAAGAGTGAAACACCGAAAAGTCCAAGCGCAACAAATGCCTGGTAGTTGACAGACGGCACCGTCTTTAAGAAATCAAACAAATATCTTCACCCTTTCATATCCTCCGCTTACTGCCATGCAATAAAAAAGAGAGGAATACATT is part of the Cloacibacillus sp. genome and harbors:
- a CDS encoding flagellar biosynthesis protein FliR, with product MFDFLKTVPSVNYQAFVALGLFGVSLFLARIVVNIQSGKWPGSQTWVLYLRMVLGFTFAASIGLGIYSFAGIDVLFNK